A single genomic interval of Mangifera indica cultivar Alphonso chromosome 5, CATAS_Mindica_2.1, whole genome shotgun sequence harbors:
- the LOC123215645 gene encoding WD repeat-containing protein 55 → MEIQINLGNLPFGLDFHPSNQLVATALITGDLHLYRYSVDAPPQKLLNVHAHEESCRAVRFINGGQAIVTGSTDRSILATDLESGSPIARLENSHEDAIYSLINLTESTIASGDDQGCIKVWDTRQRTLCNSFNAHEDYVSDMTFASDAMKLLGASGDGTLSVCSLRKNTVQSRSEFSEEELTSVVLMKNGRKVVCGSQNGTLLLYSWGYFKDCSDRFTGLSPNSVDVLLKLDEERVITGSENGLISLVGILPNKIIQPIAEHSEYPIEGLAFSHDKKFLGSISHDSMLKLWDLDDIIQSSANNTSQAAMGDSNSDSDVDDMEVDNKGSKSTKGKSANKGSNSHSFFADL, encoded by the exons ATGgagatacaaataaatttaggaAATTTGCCCTTTGGTTTAGATTTTCATCCCTCGAACCAGCTGGTAGCTACTGCTCTTATCACTGGCGACCTTCACTTGTACCGTTACAGTGTTGACGCCCCACCACAGAA GTTGTTGAATGTTCATGCACATGAGGAATCCTGCAGAGCCGTTCGATTCATTAACGGTGGACAAG CAATTGTGACAGGTTCAACCGACCGCTCGATTTTGGCCACTGATTTGGAGTCGGGATCACCTATTGCCCGTCTTGAAAATTCCCATGA GGATGCCATATATAGTTTGATCAACCTGACAGAGTCTACCATTGCGTCTGGCGATGATCAAGGCTGCATTAAG GTATGGGATACCAGACAACGTACCCTCTGTAATTCCTTTAATGCTCATGAGGACTATGTTTCAGATATGACTTTTGCATCTGATGCCATGAAACTGCTGGGAGCAAG tgGAGATGGTACCCTATCTGTTTGCAGTCTACGAAAAAATACA GTCCAAAGTCGGTCTGAATTCTCTGAAGAAGAGCTAACATCAGTTGTTTTGATGaag AATGGTCGTAAAGTAGTATGTGGATCACAGAATGGAACTTTGTTGCTGTATTCTTGGGGATATTTCAAGGATTGCAG TGATCGCTTTACTGGTTTATCTCCCAATTCTGTTGATGTGTTATTAAAG CTTGATGAAGAAAGGGTTATTACTGGATCTGAGAATGGCCTCATCAG CTTGGTTGGCATTTTACCGAACAAAATCATTCAGCCGATTGCGGAGCATTCAGAATATCCGATTGAGGGCCTTG CCTTTTCTCATGATAAAAAGTTTCTTGGAAGCATATCACATGATTCAATGTTGAAG TTGTGGGATTTGGATGACATAATACAAAGTTCTGCAAATAATACAAGTCAAGCTGCTATGGGAGATAGCAACAGCGACAGTGATGTTGATGACATGGAAGTAGATAACAAAG GCTCAAAAAGCACAAAAGGTAAAAGTGCAAATAAAGGAAGCAATTCACATAGCTTTTTTGCGGATTTGTAG
- the LOC123216996 gene encoding cellulose synthase A catalytic subunit 4 [UDP-forming], with product MASNPMAGLVAGSHTRNELHVMHASEENRSPTRQSAPKTCRVCGDEIGLKESGELFVACHECGFPVCRPCYEYERSEGNQCCPGCNSRYKRQKGCPRVAGDEEEKFDVDDFEDEFQIKNRYDDNPDQNHVTARSEHGDYNQQPWHLNGPGSFAGSFAEKDLEGEKEAYTSAEWQERVEKWKIRQEKRGLVTKDDGGNDQGDEDDFLLAEARQPLWRKVPIPSSKISPYRIVIVIRFIVLGFFLRFRILTPANDAYPLWLISVICEVWFAFSWILDQFPKWCPITRETYLDRLSVRFEREGEPNRLAPIDVYVSTVDPLKEPPIITANTVLSILALDYPVEKVSCYVSDDGASMLLFDSLSETAEFARRWVPFCKKYAVEPRAPEFYFNQKIDYLKDKVQPTFVKERRAMKREYEEFKVRINALVAKAQKKPEEGWVMQDGTPWPGNNTRDHPGMLQVYLGSEGALDIEGKELPRLVYVSREKRPGYNHHKKAGAMNALVRVSAVLTNAPFMLNLDCDHYINNSKAVREAMCFLMDPQLGKKLCYVQFPQRFDGIDRHDRYANRNIVFFDINMKGLDGIQGPVYVGTGCVFNRQALYGYDPPVSEKRPKMTCDCWPSWCCCCCGGSRKSKSKRKGEKRSLFSGLYTKKKKMMGKNYVRKGSGHVFDLEEIEEGLEGYEELEKSSLMSQKNFEKRFGQSPVFIASTLKEDGGLPEGTSSASLVKEAIHVISCGYEEKTEWGKEIGWIYGSVTEDILTGFKMHCRGWKSVYCMPKRPAFKGSAPINLSDRLHQVLRWALGSVEICLSRHCPLWYGYGGKLKWLERLAYTNTIVYPFTSIPLLAYCTIPAVCLLTGKFIIPTLNNLASIWFLALFLSIIITGVLELRWSGVSIEDWWRNEQFWVIGGVSAHLFAVFQGLLKVLAGVDTSFTVTSKAAEDEDFGELYLFKWTTLLIPPTTLIILNMVGVVAGVSDAINNGYGSWGPLFGKLFFAFWVIVHLYPFLKGLMGKQNRTPTIVVLWSVLLASIFSLLWVRIDPFLPKQTGPLLKQCGVDC from the exons ATGGCTTCAAACCCCATGGCTGGTCTTGTTGCTGGTTCTCATACCCGAAACGAGCTCCATGTTATGCATGCTTCTGAAGAG AACCGGTCACCCACCCGCCAGTCTGCGCCAAAAACCTGTAGAGTTTGTGGTGATGAGATCGGACTGAAAGAGAGTGGTGAGCTGTTTGTGGCGTGTCATGAATGTGGGTTCCCGGTCTGCAGGCCTTGTTATGAGTACGAAAGGAGTGAAGGCAACCAATGTTGTCCTGGCTGCAATTCTCGCTACAAGCGTCAAAAAG GTTGTCCTAGAGTTGCAGGAGACGAGGAAGAAAAATTTGATGTGGATGATTTTGAGGATGAGTTTCAGATTAAAAATCGCTATGATGACAACCCAGATCAGAATCATGTCACTGCTCGCTCG GAGCATGGGGACTATAACCAACAGCCATGGCATCTCAATGGTCCCGGTTCCTTTGCAGGAAGCT TTGCTGAAAAGGACCTCGAAGGTGAGAAGGAGGCTTACACCAGCGCGGAGTGGCAAGAAAGAGTTGAGAAGTGGAAAATTAGGCAAGAAAAGAGAGGCTTAGTCACCAAAGATGATGGGGGCAATGACCAAGGGGATGAAGATGACTTCCT TTTGGCTGAAGCTAGGCAACCGCTGTGGCGAAAAGTGCCCATCCCCTCGAGCAAAATCAGCCCATATCGCATTGTCATTGTCATCCGTTTCATCGTTCTGGGGTTTTTCCTTCGTTTCCGTATATTAACTCCAGCCAATGATGCTTACCCCTTATGGCTTATCTCCGTAATTTGTGAAGTATGGTTTGCCTTCTCTTGGATTCTTGATCAATTTCCGAAATGGTGTCCCATAACCCGAGAAACCTACCTGGATCGACTGTCCGTGAGGTTTGAGCGCGAGGGCGAACCCAACCGCCTGGCCCCAATTGACGTTTATGTGAGTACAGTTGACCCTCTTAAGGAACCGCCAATCATTACAGCAAACACAGTTCTGTCAATCTTGGCCTTAGATTATCCGGTTGAGAAGGTGAGCTGTTATGTATCTGATGATGGTGCTTCCATGCTGCTTTTCGACTCACTGTCAGAAACTGCTGAGTTTGCGAGGAGATGGGTACCATTCTGTAAGAAGTATGCAGTTGAACCAAGGGCTCCTGAATTCTATTTTAATCAGAAGATTGACTACTTGAAAGATAAGGTGCAGCCTACTTTTGTGAAGGAGCGCAGAGCCATGAAA AGAGAGTATGAAGAATTCAAAGTGAGGATTAATGCACTGGTGGCAAAGGCTCAGAAAAAACCAGAAGAAGGGTGGGTGATGCAGGATGGTACCCCATGGCCCGGGAACAACACTCGTGATCATCCTGGCATGCTTCAG GTATATTTGGGAAGTGAGGGTGCACTTGACATAGAGGGTAAGGAGCTGCCTCGTCTTGTGTATGTTTCGCGTGAAAAACGGCCTGGTTATAACCACCACAAGAAAGCCGGTGCCATGAATGCTCTT GTTCGAGTCTCTGCAGTACTTACCAATGCACCCTTCATGTTGAACTTGGATTGTGACCACTATATCAACAACAGCAAGGCCGTAAGAGAAGCTATGTGTTTCTTAATGGACCCCCAGCTTGGGAAAAAGCTCTGTTATGTCCAATTTCCGCAGAGGTTTGATGGTATTGATCGTCACGATAGATATGCTAATCGCAATATTGTGTTCTTTGAT ATTAACATGAAAGGCCTAGATGGGATCCAAGGACCAGTTTATGTTGGCACAGGATGTGTCTTCAATCGACAGGCATTGTATGGCTATGATCCACCTGTGTCTGAGAAGCGGCCTAAGATGACCTGTGACTGCTGGCCTTCATGGTGCTGCTGTTGCTGTGGTGGTTCCAGGAAATCAAAGTCAAAGAGGAAAGGTGAAAAGCGAAGCCTGTTCAGCGGACTATAcaccaagaagaaaaaaatgatgggGAAGAACTATGTGAGGAAAGGGTCCGGACATGTCTTTGATCTCGAAGAGATTGAAGAAGGACTCGAAGGATACGAAGAGTTGGAGAAATCATCACTTATGTCACAGAAAAATTTTGAGAAGAGATTCGGGCAGTCACCAGTTTTTATTGCATCCACACTGAAAGAAGATGGTGGCCTCCCTGAAGGAACTAGTAGCGCATCACTTGTCAAGGAAGCCATTCACGTGATAAGCTGTGGCTATGAAGAAAAAACAGAATGGGGCAAAGAG ATTGGATGGATTTATGGTTCAGTTACAGAAGATATCTTGACAGGATTTAAGATGCATTGTAGAGGATGGAAGTCAGTGTACTGCATGCCTAAGAGACCAGCTTTCAAGGGATCAGCTCCTATTAATTTATCAGATCGATTGCACCAAGTTCTGAGATGGGCTCTTGGTTCTGTTGAAATATGTCTCAGTCGCCACTGCCCATTATGGTATGGCTATGGAGGAAAGCTGAAATGGCTAGAGAGGCTTGCCTACACCAACACCATTGTTTATCCTTTCACTTCCATTCCTTTACTTGCCTATTGTACCATTCCAGCTGTCTGCCTTTTGACTGGAAAGTTTATCATCCCGACT TTGAACAACCTTGCCAGCATATGGTTCTTGGCACTTTTCCTCTCCATCATCATAACTGGTGTGCTTGAGCTTCGATGGAGTGGCGTAAGCATTGAAGACTGGTGGCGTAATGAGCAATTCTGGGTTATCGGTGGTGTCTCTGCCCATCTTTTTGCTGTCTTCCAAGGCCTGCTCAAGGTCCTCGCTGGAGTTGACACCAGCTTTACTGTAACATCAAAAGCAGCAGAAGATGAAGATTTTGGGGAACTTTACCTCTTCAAGTGGACTACCCTTCTTATCCCGCCGACCACTCTTATAATCTTAAACATGGTGGGAGTCGTGGCTGGAGTTTCTGATGCAATTAACAATGGCTATGGCTCATGGGGTCCATTATTTGGAAAACTATTTTTTGCATTCTGGGTCATCGTTCATCTCTATCCTTTCCTCAAAGGTTTGATGGGAAAGCAGAACAGGACTCCGACCATTGTGGTCCTTTGGTCGGTCCTTCTCGCATCAATTTTCTCCCTGCTCTGGGTTCGAATTGATCCTTTCTTGCCCAAGCAAACAGGTCCACTTCTCAAGCAATGTGGCGTGGATTGCTAG
- the LOC123216075 gene encoding myb-like protein X: MGCFFACFGASKDAKHRKLRHRVHSPGHLRVASYNPPVKSTVYSAEQYSEKPVTPVSGVGIKADEEQLSSGTRKKVTFDSNVKTFEPILPEEVTSYLPEISEVRKQEKEKEREKENLVKSKQEMEKEEEKENLVKSKQSQSSSEASSITSSSGSYPSNYRYQNCRESDDEEDELELDSDLDNDEDEEDDKEVDFDDMSEDDDNDMVAKSRIAVGKADTRKAVDSSLVTSRLDEGGLKPIQDNRRVRDRSAYVHSVLNPVENLTQWKAVKNKGKPQLKHQKENFTDDQEPRASFSLEPSFKELSLSFKTKSGNQSKKPPNQEVAVDASLSNWLPFSETTPINKSSSISLNTTPEKTMSQGSNSLWSQEDRPILGALTLEEIKQFSSSSSPRKSPSRSPDEMPIIGSVGSYWSPTSNAKDSGSVSSYKGIPNTTSKYREDKAVNWYSTPFETRLERALNRNSAGYSTHKFNVCQKD, encoded by the exons ATGGGTTGCTTTTTTGCTTGTTTTGGTGCATCAAAAGATGCCAAACACCGCAAACTTCGACACCGGGTTCACTCTCCCGGTCAT CTAAGAGTTGCAAGTTATAATCCTCCGGTGAAGTCTACGGTTTATTCAGCAGAGCAATACTCTGAAAAACCTGTGACCCCTGTTTCAGGAGTGGG GATTAAGGCTGATGAGGAGCAGTTGAGCTCGGGTACTCGAAAGAAAGTTACTTTCGATTCTAATGTCAAAACCTTTGAGCCTATTTTGCCTGAGGAGGTCACTAGTTATTTACCAGAGATCAGTGAAGTTAGAAAGcaagagaaggagaaggagagagagaaggaaaatTTAGTGAAATCAAAGCAAGAGATGGAGAAGGAGGAAGAGAAGGAAAATTTAGTGAAATCAAAGCAATCTCAGTCTTCTTCTGAAGCTAGTTCCATTACATCAAGTTCGGGCTCTTATCCTTCAAATTATAGATACCAAAACTGCAGAGaaagtgatgatgaagaagatgaactGGAATTGGATAGTGATCTTGATAATGACGAGGACGAGGAGGATGACAAGGAGGTGGATTTTGATGATATGTCTGAGGATGATGACAATGATATGGTTGCTAAATCAAGAATAGCTGTGGGCAAAGCTGATACAAGAAAGGCTGTTGACAGTTCTTTGGTAACAAGTCGTTTGGATGAGGGAGGTCTGAAGCCGATTCAGGATAATCGAAGGGTAAGAGATAGAAGTGCTTATGTCCATTCTGTTTTGAACCCAGTTGAAAATCTCACTCAATGGAAAGCTGTGAAGAATAAGGGGAAACCGCAATTGAAGCACCAGAAAGAGAATTTCACAGACGATCAAGAACCCCGGGCTTCTTTTAGCTTGGAGCCGAGTTTTAAGGAATTATCTTTAAGCTTCAAAACAAAATCTGGCAATCAATCCAAGAAGCCGCCAAACCAAGAAGTTGCAGTTGATGCTAGCCTCTCAAACTGGTTGCCATTTTCAGAAACTACACCGATTAACAAGAGTAGCTCAATTTCGTTGAACACTACACCCGAGAAAACCATGTCACAAGGATCAAACTCACTGTGGAGCCAAGAAGATAGACCTATTTTAGGTGCGCTAACTCTGGAAGAAATCAAGCAgttttcgtcttcttcttcaccaAGGAAGTCACCAAGTCGAAGCCCTGATGAGATGCCCATAATAGGGAGTGTTGGGAGCTATTGGAGTCCCACAAGCAATGCCAAGGATTCTGGCTCAGTGTCTTCTTATAAAGGCATACCAAACACCACTAGCAAGTACAGAGAG GATAAGGCAGTAAATTGGTACTCTACCCCATTTGAAACAAGGCTGGAGAGAGCTTTGAATAGAAATTCTGCTGGTTACTCAACTCATAAGTTTAATGTTTGTCAGAAGGATTGA